Genomic DNA from Methanomassiliicoccales archaeon:
GAAGGGGCGCTGCCGACCATCGTCTCGAGCTTCTCTTCCGTTCCGGTGATAGGCGTGCCGACATCGGTAGGCTATGGCATGGGTGGAAAGGGAGAGGCCGCTCTGCTAGGGATGCTGCAGACCTGCTCCCCTGGCCTGGTGGTGGTCAACATCGACAACGGCATCGGTGCCGGAGCCACCGCCGCCCTCATCAGTCGCCGCTGCCACGACGCTAGGCAGAGCAAGGACCAGGCGAAAGCGCCTTAGAGGCGGAAAGATGCTGGACGTGATCATCCGAGAGATGACAGAGGGGGACATCGAATCGGTCAGGAATGTAGGGCAACAGACCTGGTCCGACGTGGCTACCCGCGATGCTGGGCACAAGGTCCGCTATCCTCTGCGACCGAGGGAGATCGTCCGAGCCTACATGTGGAAGGAGCCTCAGGGATGCCTGGTGGCGGAGAGGAAAGGAGAGGTCGTCGCCAGCGCCTTCTGTCATGCTTGGGGGCGGGTAGGCTGGGTCGGGCCGTTCGAGGTGCTGCCAGAGATGCAGAACCAGGGCATAGGCACGTCGCTCATGCATCGTTGTGAGGACTTCCTTGCTTCCCGAGGATGCTCCGTGCTCGGCCTGGAGACCATGCCCTATTTCATGCGCAACCTGCACTTCTACTTGCGTCTGGGCTATGCCCCTGGAGAACTGACGTTCATCACGGAGAACAAGGAGCTTGCTTCGGAAGAGGGGGCGGAGGTCGAGGAACTTGACCATCCGATGGGGGATATCCTCGCTTCCTCGATGGCGAGACTGAGCAATTCACTGGCTCCAGGCCTCGACTACTCCGGAGAGTTCGAGATGACTCTGAAGGCGGGTGTCGGGCGTTGCTTCGTCGTCCGGCGGGGAAAGGTCCTGCAAGGTGCTGCCATCGTCCACGACTACTATCCAAAGGAAGAGGCGGACCACGCCTCCCTCCGCCTGCTACTGGTCAATCCCAGGATCAAGGAGATGAGGGAGGCTTTCCTGGCACTGCTCGATGCCTGCGAGAATGCGGTGAGGGAAGAGGGTCGCAAGAGGCTGTTCGCGCGATTCTCCGCTTCTCATCCGCTGCTATACGACGAGTTACGTCGTCGGTCGTACAAGCTAGAAGGGGCGAACATCCGCTTGGTCAAAGGAAGGTATCATGAGAAAGGCGGATACCATCTGAGCGCGTGGGCGGGGTAGGCAGTTTCGGGGCCATTGAGGCAAAGGTCATATAGCGAGTTCTTGGTTGTTAAGCACAGAAGCGCATGGGACTCCTCAGCTCATTGCCAGAGAGCCTAGTAGAGGATAGGGACACATTCGTCATGCCGCATACGGGCAACAGCCCTTGCTCCCTGTGCAAAGGGTCGAAGATGCTGTGCGGCAAGGACCGCTGCCCGCTCACGATCAAGTTCTATTCCCAACAGCGAACTCGGAGCCTCATCGATTCCTTGGACATGGCTGGAAGTTCCCCTCCCGGAGTGTTCATCGGAAGGTTCGGCTACCCCAAGGTGGACATCGGTCCTTTGGTCCCTCCGGAGTTCGGCGACACCTCCATCATGGACACGCCGGAGAGATGGATGGGCAAGAGCATCGAGGAGATCACCGACTTCCGTTTCCGTCTGGTCAGAGGCAAGTATCGGGTGGACGTGAAGGAGTTCCAGAGCGCAGGCAAGGTCATGGACTACACGCGGGAGCTGGCCTTGGCCGTCAATTGCCCTGACGTAGAGATGAGCTTCGTGAAGAGGCCTGCCGGAAAGATAGTCCTTGACGACGAGATCCAGCCGTTCGGGCCTTCCGCCCGGCTCACCCAGATGGACATCACCAATCCGAGGTACGATCACAAAGTGGAGAAAGCGTTCTACGACACGGACCTCAGGGCCGCGGAGGCGGTCAAGGGGCTCTACAAAGAAGGGGTGCTCATATCCAAGATCCAGAAGGCCTTCAGCGTCGGTGCCTTCGGCGTGGAAAAGAACCGCAAGCTCGTGCCGACCAGATGGAGCATCACCGCGATCGATGACATACTGGGCAAGTCGCTCCTGCAGAGGACCAAGACCTTTTCCCTGATGGACGAGTTCAGGGTGTATGATTGGGACCAATTGGACAACCGCTGGAGCGTCCTCTTCCTACCCACCTCCTGGCGCTACGAACTCATCGAGGCCTGGTACCCCAACACCGCCTGGAATCCCCTAGGCAAGCAGATAGACATCATCTCCAGCCATGAGTTCTATGATGGCAGGACCGAATACGCGGAGATCGGCGGCTGCTACTACGCCGCCAGACTGGCTGTCAACGAGCTGCTGGAGAAGGAGCGCAGGCAGGCGGGGGCGGTGATATTGCGCGAAGCTCATCCTGGCTACGTGATGCCGGTGGGGGTCTGGAACGTCCGAGAGAACGTGCGCACCGCCCTCCGGCAGACGCCCCTCAGGTTCAGCAAGCTGGAGGAGGCTCTGGAGCACATCGCCACCCGCATGGATATCTCCATACCACGCTGGATCAGGAGCAGCGCCATCCTCACCGACTACCTGAGGCAGAGGAGGATCGATGACTACGCGTGATCTGGACTCGTTCTCTGGTGATGCGCCGAAGCCGCAGTCTGATGAGTACAGATGCGTAGAGTGCCGGACGGCCCTCTCCCGCTCGAAGCTCCCCGGCCTGGATTTCGCCCTCAACCCCTACGTGGGATGCGCGCACGACTGCGTCTATTGCTACGCACCATTCATCCTGGGAATAGAGCGAGCGAAGTGGGGTGCGGACATCGCGGCCAAGAGCAACATTCCTCGCCTTCTGGCCGAGGAGGCGCAGAAGGTGAAAGGCACAGTGGGCGTGGGAACGGTCACAGACCCTTACCAGCCGATGGAGAAGGAGACCGGTCTCACGCGCAGATGCCTGGAAGTGCTCGCTGCCAAGCGAATCCGGTTCAGCATTCTAACCAAGTCGGACCTGGTGCTGCGCGACCTGGATCTGATCAAGCGCTGTCCTGGATCGGAAGTCGGGGTCACTGTAACAACCATCGATGAATGGGCAGCTAGCACCTTTGAGCCCCATGCCCCCTCTCCAAGGCGGAGGTTGGAGGCAGTTCGGCAACTGGTGTCGTCTGGCGTCGATGCCTACGTGCTCATCGGACCGGTCATTCCCACGGTGGTGGAGAAGGATACGGAGCTTTTCCTCCAGGCCATCGCGGACACGGGAGTGAAGCGGGTCATGACCGATCGTTTGCGCCTTCGTCCAGGCATGCTCGAGCTGTTCGGCCAGCTGCCAGCTATGAAAGGGGATGCCTGGGCGCGGTTCCACACACTGGCTCGGTCTCCGGGCTACCTCAGAGAGGTAGTTTCGAAGGTGGAAAGCGTGGCGCGGAAGAAAGGTCTCGTGGTCGAGAGCGCTTTCTGAACCCGACGATGGAGCAGGCAAGCTTAATGTGCCTCCGTCAAGATTCCGAGAGCATGAAGGTCACCTCCATCGATCCCCGCACTGGCGAGATAATCGCCAGCTTTCAGGCCGCCAGGGCCTCCGAGGTGCTGGGCGCGGTGGAAAGGGCCCGGAAAGGCCAGCAGAGATGGTGGCTGGAACTGAGAAAGGAGGAGCGGATCGAGAGGCTGAGGGCTCTGGAATCCGTGCTGGCCCGGAACAAGTCGGAGGTGGTGAAGACCGCCTGTCTGGAGACGGGCATCCCTCAGGCATCCGTGGCAGCGAGCTTCGATAGCGCTATGCGCGGTTTCTCCTACTACATCGGCCGCTATGAAGCGCTCCAGGACAAGCCATTTCCATTGGACCAGGCTTTGTGGCAGGAGACCAACGCCATCATTCATTTTGAGCCTCACGGGGTCATCGGGCACATCGGCGTCTGGAACTACCCGTTCTGGCAGACGATGATCACGGCCATCCCCGCGCTCCTCACCGGCAACTCCATCATCTTCAAGCCCTCCGAGCTGGCCACCATGACCGGGCTGAGGGTCGCCCAGCTGGTGCACGAGGCGGGCATTCCCAAGGATGTCTTTGTGCCGGTAATTGGCGGTCCATCGGTAGGAAAGGCGCTGGTGCGGTCTGACTGCGACGCCATCGTGTTCACCGGCAGCATAAGCACTGGCCAGCACATCATCAAGCACGCTGGCGTCAAGCCGCTCGTCCTCGAGCTCTCCGGAAACGATGCGGGATTGGTGTGCGAGGATGCCAACATAGAACAGGCGGCCAGGGGCATCGCCTCGGGCACCTTCTCCCGAGCTGGACAAGTATGCATACGCATCAAACGGGTCTATGTCCATCATCACGTCGCTGAGCCTTTCCTGAAGAGATTGGTCGATATCACGTCCCGCCTGAACGTCCGAGAACAGATCGGCCCCCTCATCCGCGAGGAGGCCAGGATCAGGGTGGATAAGCTGGTGCAGGAAGCTATCGTCCAAGGAGCCAAGGCGTTGATCGGTGGAAGAAAGATGGAGGGGCCAGGGTTCTTCTACGAACCGACTGTCCTTCTGCTGACAGACGACCAGGCAGAGGTCATTCGCAAGGAGACGCTCGGACCAGTGTGCTCGGTGCGAGTGGTGCAGAACGAAGAGGAAGCCCTGAGGCTGGCCAACGATTCGGATTACGGTCTAGGTGCCACTATCTGGAGCACGAGCATGGAACGGGCCGCTCAGCTTGCGTCGAGGTTGCAGGTCGGCAACGTCTGGATCAACGAATTCGGCCGGACCCTCAACTGTGGCGAGTACTTCCAAGGATGCAAGTCCAGCGGGATCGCCAGCTCGCAGGAGCGCCTGATGATGTTCCTCAAGAAGAAGACCGTCATCGCTCATACCACGAGCGAGCCAAGGAAGTCCTGGTTCTCCTGAGCACGTTCGGTTCGGGACGGGGGTTCCGGGGTGGAGGCATTCCAGAGGGGTTATCATCCTGAGATATGCTTATATAGAAGCACAGAAATACCGGGGCAACGGTGTTTACATGGGTTATTCAATGGGAGGACAACAGCCTATCATCGTGCTGAGGGAAGGCACGGAAAGGTCAAAGAACCGGGAGGCGCAATCGAACAACATTGCCGCCGCCCGAGCAGTCGCTGACGCGGTTCGCTCGACCCTCGGTCCGAAGGGCATGGACAAGATGCTCGTGGACTCGTTGGGCGATGTCGTGATCACGAACGATGGCGTTACCATTTTGAAGGAGATCGATATCCAGCACCCCGCCGCCAAGATGGTGGTGGAAGTCGCTAAGACGCAGGACAACGAGTGCGGAGACGGCACGACCACCGCGGTCATCATGGCAGGCGAGCTGCTGAAGAAGGCCGAGGGACTGATCGAGCAAGGCATCCACCCCACCATCCTGGCGAACGGATACCGCATGGCCGCGACCAAGTCCCTAGAGATCTTGGAGACCATCGCGATCAAGATCACCCCCAAGGACGAGGAGACGCTGAAGCAGATCGCCCGCACCGCCATGACCGGCAAGAGCGTGGGCGGCCAGAGGGACTTCCTCGCCGGGCTTTCGGTCAGGGCAGTGAAGGCAGTGGCCGAGGAGAAGAACGGCGGGTTCGAGGTCGACGTAGAGAACATCAAGGTGGAGAAGAAGCCCGGGGGATCCATCTCCGACACCAGTATGATCGAGGGCGTAGTCATCGACAAGGAACGTGTGCATCCGCGCATGCCTAAGACCGTGAAGGACGCCAAGATCGCCCTGGTTACCGGTTCCATGGAGATCGCCAAGACGCAGGTCGAGGCCAAGATCCAGATCCGCGACCCCCAGGCCATGCAGCGCTTCCTCGACGAGGAAGAGGGCACCCTGAGGAAGATGGCGGACCGCTTGAAAGAGGTCGGGGCGACGGTCGTCTTCTGCCAGAAGGGCATCGATGATCTCGTCCAGCATTACCTGGCGAAGCACAACATCTACGCCTGCCGCAGGCTCAAGGAGAGCGACATGGAGAAGATCGCCAAGGCTTCCGGCGCGAAGATGATCAGCAGCGTCATGGATATCGAGAAGGGCGACCTGGGCTGCTCTGCAATGGTGGAAGAGAAGAAGATCGGCGACGACAACCTCACCTACATCACCGGTTGCAAGAACCCCAAGGCCATCAGCATCATGATCCGAGGCGGGACTGAGCACGTGATCGAGGAAGTCGAGCGCGCCCTGCATGACGCTTTGCGCGTGGTCGGCATCACCCTGGAGGACGGCAAGGCCGTTCCCGGCGGCGGTGCACCGGAGATCGAGCTCTCATTGCGCCTGGCCAATTACGCGTCGAGCGTCGGCGGCCGGGAGCAGCTGGCCATCGAGGCCTTCGCACAAGCGATGGAGGTCGTCCCCTGGGCCCTGGCGGAGAACGCCGGTCTGGACGCGATGGACGTCGTCATCAAGCTCAAGTCCGCGCACGAGGGCAAGAAGGCGAACAAGAACGTGGGCCTAGACCTGGTCACCGGAGAGCCAATCGATATGCTCAAAGAGAACGTCATCGAGCCCCTGCGGGTCAAGACTCAGGCTGTGAAGTCGGCCACAGAGGTCGCCAACATGATTCTGAGGATCGATGACGTCATCGCTTCGCGCAAGGCGCCCCCCATGCCTCAGGGCGGACCGGGCGGCGGTATGCCCCCGGGCATGATGGGTTAAGCGCTCGAAAGCGAAACCTGACGATCAAACCCCTTCCATTCTTCATCTTTCTTCAGGTAAGTCTCCGAGAGAAGTCCCGATTTCAGTGTCTCCTCCCGATCCTCGAGAATCGAAAGAAGCCTGACAGGTTGCCTCATTGATCTCAGGCCCCAAAAGAGCGAACGCTCCTAGAGGGAAACGAGAGTAGAATGGATTGGGGCGTTAGGAGGGTCCCCATCGAAGAGCTCAGATCTTCTCGATCTTGCCCTTCTTGCCCTTGCTGACGTCGGTGCCGAAGTCGCTCTTCTTCACGTAGCAGTTCACGCAGCGCAATTTGGTGCCCGGCTGGATCTCCAACGTTTCCACCAGGTCGACGTCGTCATCCCACAAGGCCAGTCGGCAGCTGCCGGTGTCATCGCGCACGTTGAGATTGCGAACCCTTCCTTGTCCGCCGGTGCGCTTCTCGAACTGCCTGGTGTCACTGACCTTGACCACCTCTAGCTCGATCGTCACTTCCTCTCGGTCCTTGAGGTCCGCCACTTTCTTCGCATTGCTTGTCGGAATCATAGGTAATCCCTTCTCGTCCAGCGCAATCCTGCGTAAGGTATCGTCCTCAATCAGGTCGCCGAATTCCTTTCTCAGTTGGGCGATCCTTGATTCAAGGTCATCCTGCGGTTGCATCGGTGGAGAGTGCATCGGATTGGGTGTCATAAACCTATACTTCGCGTCATGCTAACATTAAATAATATGTATCGCTATCGCATTTACTATTATACTTAGTTCATCCAATGCACATAAATGTTCACTTGTACGACATATATATATACAGTTCATAGACTTATGTCAGACAGTTGTCGGCTGAGGGATGGGTAGCACTCCGCCAGCAGCATCTGGACGCTTAGCGGGAGGTTCCGCGATGAGAGCTGCGCTTTATGCCAGGGTGTCCACCGAGGACCAGGCCAAGGAGGGTTTCAGCTTACCTGCCCAGCTCAAGCGCCTCAATGCCTACTGCAAGGCAAGGAACTGGCAGCCATCGGCGGAATACGTGGACGATGGCTACAGCGGCCGCGACGTCAAGAGGCCCGCCTACCAGAGGATGATGCTGGAGAAGGACAACTGGGACGTGCTGCTGGTCATGAAGATGGACCGCATACATCGCAACAGTCGCAACTTCGCGGTGATGATGGACCACCTGGAGGAATGGAACAAGGAGTTCAATTCCATGCAGGAGTCCTTCGACACCACCACCGCCATCGGTCGCTTCGTCATGGACATCATCCAGCGCATCGCGCAGCTGGAGAGCGAACAGATCGGCGAGAGGGTCAAGGTCGGCATGACCCAGAAGGCGAAGAAGGGAGCGGGATACCTGGGCTTCGGGCAGCCATATGGATATCAGTATGCTGAACGAAAGCTCTCTGTCATCGACCGAGAGGCGGAGGTGGTCCAACGCATCTACACCTGCTATCTGGATGGCATGACCGTCCAGGAGATTGCTGATTGGTTGAACGAAGAATGCGTTCCCACCAAGAAGGGCGCGAAATGGCAGAAGGGCACCATCGCCAATCTGCTCACCAATCCTATCTACTGCGGCTACGTGCTCTGGGATGGCATATTGCGGCGGGGCAAGCACCAGCTTTTGGTGAGCGTCTCAGATTTCAATGCCGTTCAGACGTTGATGACATCGAAGGCCAGAAACATCGGCCAAGATCACATTCACCTAGAACCGGAGGAGGCCGTGGCCAATGCCTAGAGTGGCCATCTACACTCGGGTCTCCACCGAGGACCAGGCGAAGGAAGGCTTCTCGCTCGAGGCACAGAAGGAACGCCTCTTGGCCTATTGCGACGCGCAGGGCTGGGAATTCGCATGTTTCTACCAAGAAGACGGGCATTCCGGACGCAACACCAAGCGTCCAGCATATCAGAGGATGCTGCAGGAAAGGGATACCTGGGACATCATTCTGGTCATGAAGATGGACCGCATACACCGCAACAGCAAGAACTTCATGATCATGATGGAAGACCTAGAGAAATGGGGGAAGAAGTTCACCAGCATGAACGAGTCGTTGGACACCTCTACCGCCGTCGGTCGGTTCGTGGTCGACATCATCCAGCGCATCGCCCAGCTGGAGAGCGAGCAGATAGGCGAGAGGACCTATATGGGCATGAGGCAGAAGGCGGAATCCGGTTCAGGACTACTGGGGTTCAACATACCTTTCGGCTATCGGTTCGAATGCGGAAAACTGGTGCCAGTCGAGCAAGAAGCTGCTCTAGTCAGGTATGTCTACGCATCCTATCAGAGCGGCAAGACCATGAACTGGATGGCCTGGGATCTGAACAACAATTCCCTTGGGACCAAGAGGGATGGAAAATGGTCGGTCTGGTCCATAAGCAGGATGCTCCGCAATCCTCTGTACGCTGGTTATCTGAGATGGGATGGCCTGATCATTCCCTCCGATCATGAATCGGTCGTAACCGTAGAGGATTTCAACAGGGTCCAGTTGATGATCACATCGAAGATCAAGGATCCTCGTCATAAGAGGTCTATCCAGCTACTGGAAAGGAGCGCGGGTGCGCACATGCAAGGAGAAGCGAGTGTCGCTGTTCTCTCGGAATCCACCACTATCTGACATTTGTCGATAGAGAGCACTGCATGATGATACCTGTCGAAAACCCCTCTGGCATTGGATTCCCAGGACGCCTCCACTGGGGGCCCATGCTATCCAGATAGAAGATATATAAGTGTTACGGAGAATCGCCCTCTTTGTGGCCATGATCCTTCAATGGCTCACAAATGTGCCTAGGAGCATCGTTCTGCCTCCTGGAAGTAGAAAAAGCTTATATTCTCGGGTCGGGATGATAGGCCCGTTGGGACTGCTAAGCGCAATCCCGAGACATGACTGGAAGGGAAAGGGGATTACAATGGGGGTGATGTGCAACACCATTGGGTCAATCCAGTGGCTAGAGTACATCAACTGGGGAATTGAACCTGATCTCATTCTTTTCCGTTGTCTACAAAGGAGGAGAGAAACAAATGGCTGAAGAAAGAAATCTGCACCTGAAGTTGGCCGGGGCCGAGGTACTAGGTCTCATAATGATTGCCTGGGCCACCTTCGTGGTTGCGATGATAGGGTTAAAAGTGATCGATTTTGATGCTCTCGGTGCGACCCTTGCGATGGTTGCCACTGTTAGCACATATGTCGGCGTCGGTCTATTGCTAGCTACACTGGTCTCATTCTTGAATGAGAATATGCTGTTGACTGCCGCGTTTGGAATTCTGGCATTCTTCTTCCTCGCGTTCCCTGGTTTCGCAACAACTGGGGCAGCTGCGATGTATGCCACAATCTTCGTTGGCATTGCCCTATTGCTACTCACAGTGGTAGCGTTCATGCAACCAGTGAAATTGCTGCCAATATTGCTGCTCGTCGCGGCGATATTGTTCTTCGTGTTGGGCGCATGGCTGAACGAGCCAGCTAAGCTGAACACGTCGGACATGCGCATGATCGTTGGCATCTTCTCGCTGCTTGTATTCCTGATTTCGGTATACATGGCAGCGGCGATTGGCCTGCTGACAATGAAGGGCAAGCCGGTCCTCCCACTACTGATAACGAAGTAAGGAAGAGGATTGCAGCCAGAACCCTGAAACCCTTTACATATTCCTCTTTTATCAATGCTCAAGAACAGTCCAGCTGATGATGCTAGGAGCTAGCATTCTTAAGCTCGATCTCATCAAGAACGAGTGGCGGGTCTCGGAGTACGTTCCTTTCGGCCCGAACCGGTTGGCCTACGAAGAAAGGCGCCGAACATACCTATAAGACATCGAGAGACTCGGGTGGACCACGGCACCTTAGCTTCCTACGTCGGGGAGCCGCCCCTTCATCCTCAACTACCCGCTTCTTCCCCGTTTTGCGTCGTTTCCAAGTTGATATTTGGGAGACCGTCGTTGACTTTAATGGATAATATCGGACATTGAACTATTGAAATGACTAATCTTGATAGCGGTATTTGAATTATATAATTGGTTAATCACAATATTTAATATATTGATATTGTTATGTATAATTATAAGATGTGCAATAGAAAATATAGTTCTATTGCAGTATATGGATCAACGTAATAAGGAAGGGATCAGGATGGTCGACGAGAAGACGACGATACAAGTAACGCCGCGGACAAGGGATCGGCTCTACAAGCTGAAGTTCAGAAGGACATATGACCAGTTCCTCAACGAGCTGTGTGAAATGTACGAGAGAGAGAACGAAGGCAGTTGAGAATTGGAGAGGAGGAACGAATGACTGAGGCCCCATATACCCTCAGACAGATTGAACCACGAAACGCTCTAGCCAGCTTCCCAATCAAGCAAACAAGGATCATTTATTCGTCCAATGAACGAATTCGTTCAATATACACAATTGCAGAAATTATTTAGCTATTAGCGTTTTGAGCTAAAATTAAATCTGCTTCTTGACGAATGTACATTCTCGGTGTTTCTTCTCTCTCCTCAGTCTCCGCTGACATCCCTCATCGAGAATTGCTTCGATGATCGGTAGAGCTCTAAGGAGCCATCATCATTTCTTTCACTTCACCAGCATCGCTTTATTCACACTAGAGAGGGCTGTTGCTGGAAGCCATAACCAAGACAGATACCCACATAGCGTTCACCACATTCATTCCTGCCATCGTCTGGATGTATATCATCAGCCCCTGGCCTCATATCGTCGATTGGAACTGCGTCCTCTATTCGTGCACGGATTTGGACATCATAGCTTATTGCTTAATATATTGCTTAAGATGCGTAAGCAGCTTAAAATAATTAGATGTGATAGGAACACCTACGGAAATAAGACAAGCCGTCCCATCTGTCGCAGATTTCACGTATTCGTATGTTATTAAATATTTAGTGATATCGCAACATATGATAATAATTAAATATTATCTAATAGCAGCGACAAGAATGGTGCCCAATCCCAAGCATCTCGAAATTAGGCGCATTTCGCTCGGATTCAAGGGGTCCGACTATCCCCATCTGGATGAGGTGCTAATCGTCTATTAGTTTATATATGAGCCGACACATACTTAATTCACTCAGGGAAACCTGGAGGATGAAAGGATGGGAAATGCACGCAGAGCGTTAGTGCTGACACTCATGTTCCTCGCTCCAATTCTTTTTGCGGGGGTCTTCGCGAGTAGCCAGGCTCAGGGACTCATCATCGTTCCTCTTCCAATCGCAGGTTGGCAGAAGGCCACCCTCGATTCAAGTGGAGGAGCCGGATGGTACCCCTCGATCGCAGTCGACAATTCGGGGAAGCAGCACGTGAGTTACTATGACTCCGTACAGCAAGATTTGAAGTATGCCACGAATGCCCCGGGAAACTGGACGTTCACTACGGTGGATAGCATTGGGCAGGTAGGCCTGCACTGTTCTCTTGCTCTTGATCCTCAGGGAAAGGCGTACATCAGCTACTACGACCTCACGAATCACGCACTTAAGTTCGCCACCAATTCAGGTGGTACTTGGACGAACGTGACTGTCGATAGACAGGGCGCAGTGGGCCAATACACATCGATAGCTCTTGACTCCACGGGCAAAGCGTTCATCAGCTACTATGACTGGGATCACGAGTCGCTCAAGATTGCGAACAACACCGCTGGTCATTGGGTCAACCAGACGGTCGATGATCCATTGGAGAACGTAGGGTCTTACACTCACCTAGCGATCGATGTCCAGGGCAATGTCCGCATAGCCTACTTCGATTCCACCCAGAACAAGTTGAAGTATGTGACAAACATGGGCGGGAGCTGGGCAGGGGGAGTCCTGGATGACACCGCCAACGCCGAAGGCGCGAACGACCTGGCACTCAATTCAACAGGTGCGCCCCGAATCCTTTTCTGGACAAACGATCGCATCCTTCGCTACGCAAGCTGTGATGAAGGCGTCTGGACGGTTGCTCCAGTAGAAGGTGCGCCGGAGGTCAACGGATTTCCATCCATGGTTATCGACCAGCATGATGCGACACTGATCACATATCAGGATTTCGCTAGCCAGACCCTTCACTATGCAGCGAAAGGCACCTCGACTTGGTATCACCTTACGGTGGACTCGACGTCCGCGGTAGGGTATTTCTCCTCCATCGGCGTCGATGCCAATGATAAGGTGCATATCGTCTATGAAGGAGGGGGACTCGGCCACTTGCTCTACGCCACAAATGCGGGGGCAGGCTGGTACTTCGACGATGTGGACACAGCTGGTTCCGCTGGCACTTTGAATGCTATTGCCATCGATACGCAGGGCACAGTGCACATCAGCTATGCGGATACTGCGAACGGCCATCTTATGTACGCCAAGAAGGTTGAGGGAAGCGGCTGGACGAAGGAAGTTGCTGACCCATTCCATGAAATCGGCGAATTAGGGACTTCGATAGCCGTCGATTCCAGTGGGAGGGCGCGAATCGCCTATTCAGATGCCTCCAGCAACACCTTGAAATTCGCCACCAACGAGGGCGGGACCTGGATAAACCAGAC
This window encodes:
- a CDS encoding recombinase family protein, giving the protein MRAALYARVSTEDQAKEGFSLPAQLKRLNAYCKARNWQPSAEYVDDGYSGRDVKRPAYQRMMLEKDNWDVLLVMKMDRIHRNSRNFAVMMDHLEEWNKEFNSMQESFDTTTAIGRFVMDIIQRIAQLESEQIGERVKVGMTQKAKKGAGYLGFGQPYGYQYAERKLSVIDREAEVVQRIYTCYLDGMTVQEIADWLNEECVPTKKGAKWQKGTIANLLTNPIYCGYVLWDGILRRGKHQLLVSVSDFNAVQTLMTSKARNIGQDHIHLEPEEAVANA
- a CDS encoding Nre family DNA repair protein, giving the protein MGLLSSLPESLVEDRDTFVMPHTGNSPCSLCKGSKMLCGKDRCPLTIKFYSQQRTRSLIDSLDMAGSSPPGVFIGRFGYPKVDIGPLVPPEFGDTSIMDTPERWMGKSIEEITDFRFRLVRGKYRVDVKEFQSAGKVMDYTRELALAVNCPDVEMSFVKRPAGKIVLDDEIQPFGPSARLTQMDITNPRYDHKVEKAFYDTDLRAAEAVKGLYKEGVLISKIQKAFSVGAFGVEKNRKLVPTRWSITAIDDILGKSLLQRTKTFSLMDEFRVYDWDQLDNRWSVLFLPTSWRYELIEAWYPNTAWNPLGKQIDIISSHEFYDGRTEYAEIGGCYYAARLAVNELLEKERRQAGAVILREAHPGYVMPVGVWNVRENVRTALRQTPLRFSKLEEALEHIATRMDISIPRWIRSSAILTDYLRQRRIDDYA
- a CDS encoding recombinase family protein, producing MPRVAIYTRVSTEDQAKEGFSLEAQKERLLAYCDAQGWEFACFYQEDGHSGRNTKRPAYQRMLQERDTWDIILVMKMDRIHRNSKNFMIMMEDLEKWGKKFTSMNESLDTSTAVGRFVVDIIQRIAQLESEQIGERTYMGMRQKAESGSGLLGFNIPFGYRFECGKLVPVEQEAALVRYVYASYQSGKTMNWMAWDLNNNSLGTKRDGKWSVWSISRMLRNPLYAGYLRWDGLIIPSDHESVVTVEDFNRVQLMITSKIKDPRHKRSIQLLERSAGAHMQGEASVAVLSESTTI
- the thsA gene encoding thermosome subunit alpha, with translation MGGQQPIIVLREGTERSKNREAQSNNIAAARAVADAVRSTLGPKGMDKMLVDSLGDVVITNDGVTILKEIDIQHPAAKMVVEVAKTQDNECGDGTTTAVIMAGELLKKAEGLIEQGIHPTILANGYRMAATKSLEILETIAIKITPKDEETLKQIARTAMTGKSVGGQRDFLAGLSVRAVKAVAEEKNGGFEVDVENIKVEKKPGGSISDTSMIEGVVIDKERVHPRMPKTVKDAKIALVTGSMEIAKTQVEAKIQIRDPQAMQRFLDEEEGTLRKMADRLKEVGATVVFCQKGIDDLVQHYLAKHNIYACRRLKESDMEKIAKASGAKMISSVMDIEKGDLGCSAMVEEKKIGDDNLTYITGCKNPKAISIMIRGGTEHVIEEVERALHDALRVVGITLEDGKAVPGGGAPEIELSLRLANYASSVGGREQLAIEAFAQAMEVVPWALAENAGLDAMDVVIKLKSAHEGKKANKNVGLDLVTGEPIDMLKENVIEPLRVKTQAVKSATEVANMILRIDDVIASRKAPPMPQGGPGGGMPPGMMG
- a CDS encoding GNAT family N-acetyltransferase is translated as MLDVIIREMTEGDIESVRNVGQQTWSDVATRDAGHKVRYPLRPREIVRAYMWKEPQGCLVAERKGEVVASAFCHAWGRVGWVGPFEVLPEMQNQGIGTSLMHRCEDFLASRGCSVLGLETMPYFMRNLHFYLRLGYAPGELTFITENKELASEEGAEVEELDHPMGDILASSMARLSNSLAPGLDYSGEFEMTLKAGVGRCFVVRRGKVLQGAAIVHDYYPKEEADHASLRLLLVNPRIKEMREAFLALLDACENAVREEGRKRLFARFSASHPLLYDELRRRSYKLEGANIRLVKGRYHEKGGYHLSAWAG
- a CDS encoding aldehyde dehydrogenase family protein, with the protein product MKVTSIDPRTGEIIASFQAARASEVLGAVERARKGQQRWWLELRKEERIERLRALESVLARNKSEVVKTACLETGIPQASVAASFDSAMRGFSYYIGRYEALQDKPFPLDQALWQETNAIIHFEPHGVIGHIGVWNYPFWQTMITAIPALLTGNSIIFKPSELATMTGLRVAQLVHEAGIPKDVFVPVIGGPSVGKALVRSDCDAIVFTGSISTGQHIIKHAGVKPLVLELSGNDAGLVCEDANIEQAARGIASGTFSRAGQVCIRIKRVYVHHHVAEPFLKRLVDITSRLNVREQIGPLIREEARIRVDKLVQEAIVQGAKALIGGRKMEGPGFFYEPTVLLLTDDQAEVIRKETLGPVCSVRVVQNEEEALRLANDSDYGLGATIWSTSMERAAQLASRLQVGNVWINEFGRTLNCGEYFQGCKSSGIASSQERLMMFLKKKTVIAHTTSEPRKSWFS
- a CDS encoding radical SAM protein; amino-acid sequence: MTTRDLDSFSGDAPKPQSDEYRCVECRTALSRSKLPGLDFALNPYVGCAHDCVYCYAPFILGIERAKWGADIAAKSNIPRLLAEEAQKVKGTVGVGTVTDPYQPMEKETGLTRRCLEVLAAKRIRFSILTKSDLVLRDLDLIKRCPGSEVGVTVTTIDEWAASTFEPHAPSPRRRLEAVRQLVSSGVDAYVLIGPVIPTVVEKDTELFLQAIADTGVKRVMTDRLRLRPGMLELFGQLPAMKGDAWARFHTLARSPGYLREVVSKVESVARKKGLVVESAF